A stretch of DNA from Salvelinus sp. IW2-2015 linkage group LG20, ASM291031v2, whole genome shotgun sequence:
TTCACCTTATATACACGTGATGCTCCAGAACCAAAGCTGacgccctctcttctctccgtacCCCAGGGTGACAGAGGTTTCCCCGGTGAGCGCGGTGGCCCCGGCCCATCTGGACCCGCTGGTGCCCGTGGCTCTCCAGGCTCTGCTGGTAACGATGGTGCTAAGGGAGAGGCTGGTGCTGCAGGTGCCCCCGGTGGCCAGGGACCCCCTGGCCTGCAGGGAATGCCCGGAGAGCGTGGTGCTGGTGGTCTGCCAGGCCTGAAGGGAGACAGAGTGAGTACCGGTGCCACCCTTCACTTATCATCCTCCATGCCTAAATGCATGTTCATCAGTGGGCCTTGACTTCATACTTCTGTGGCACTCGGTGGCATaccctccatccatccaaacGTACACTTGCATTACAGTGGACTTGACTGAGTCCAAAAAAGCTCTCATCCGTCTCTGTAATCTGCATAACCCACAACTTACAGTACTAATTCAGCTACTCTTGTGTTTGACAGGGTGACCAAGGAGTCAAGGGTGTTGATGGCGCCGGTGGTAAGGATGGCGTCCGTGGTATGACTGGCCCCATCGGACCCAACGGCCCTGCTGGCTCTCCTGGTGATAAGGGAGAGACTGGCGCTCCTGGATCTGTTGGACCTTCTGGTGCCCGTGGTGCACCTGTGAGTACCTCAGGCCCACCCGGTCACCACCTCACCGCAGACATGACACAAAGACCTAAAAACATAGCTCCACATGCATCCATACCACGGGCATCGCTCGATGGGAGTTTGTCTTGACGCTTCAAATAGAGACCACAATGCATGAAGCAAAGTAAAAATGGTGCCCGGGACGTACCCGAGCACAAAAGCGAGCAATAAAGAATGACACTTAAGTAGAAATGAAGGCGTATAGAAGAATGAACTTACCCACACTCATGTGATGCTAGTCCCTGACCTGTAACACACTCCTGACctgactaaccctaaccttctccCCCAGGGTGAGCGCGGTGAGTCTGGTGCCCCCGGACCCGCTGGATTCGCTGGGCCTCCTGTAAGTACACACACCTCTTTTACCTGTCCTCATTTCGCACAGAAATCACTTCTCAATTCACACAGAAAACACTTCTCAATTCACTCAGAAATCAGTTGCCAATTCAAACAGACGTCGGTTGTCAATCAAGATGATGAATTGTAACATCTTGCACACTATGACAATTCTAAATTGAATTCGTTGACATTAAACGAGACAGGCGTATCTTATCATAGCATCCAGTCTAGATGAACCTCCACACTAGCCTACTCTACGTTCACTCAAtcacttcttcttctctcttctccttcagggTGGAGATGGTCAGCCTGGTGCTAAGGGAGAGGCTGGAGATAACGGTGCCAAGGGTGACGGTGGTGCCCAAGGACCCGCTGGACCTACCGGATCCCCTGGACCTCAGGTATAACACGTGGGACTGACCACTGGGTACCCACCCTGACCCATCTtaaatggtcctctgtagctcaattGTTAGAGCATGGCAGtcgcaacgccaggatagtgggtttgattcccgggaccacccacatgtaaaatgtatgcgctcatgactgtaagtcactttagataaaagcatctgctaaatggcatatattattatctaGTTCTTTATTGATATGCAGTAAAGTCATTCAAATGAATTCCACTATCATAGCCCTACAGCGGTACTCTCAGTGACTTCAGCTGGAGTGCTGTTATATTGGTCTACCCGGTAAGACCACGGTATTGCAGAGATGTTTGTATTGCTCTTGCTTACTGACTGAAGCACTGCTGTATCCACACAGGGTCCCGCTGGAAACACCGGAGCTAAGGGCGCCCGTGGAGCTGCTGGTCCCCCTGTAAGTAGCTTTGTATCTTATCCTCCCAACATCTCCCGTCTGTCTGACTGTACAAGATAGCATTTGTAAAGTAGAATCATGCTTCCCAATCTGATACACTAGGTTGACCggtgcctctctttctctccttaggGTGCCACTGGTTTCCCCGGTGCTGCTGGTAGAGTTGGACCTCCCGGCCCATCTGTAAGTACTTCTATCTCTACCACCATTCCATTCGAACTGAACCATGTCCATCCTCTGTCCATATACCAGTCAATACCCTGGATCTGGTCATAGGTTCTAGATTTAACCGTAGGCTAACACTAAGCAAGCAAACAGCCCGATAATAGCTGCAATCccacaacacaacagcacaactATCAATACAACATGTTATTGTGCAACCAACCCAAGAAATAACTGCATTGCCTGACGCCCAAACAAGCATCTAGCTAGGCGTTAGCTTAGCATTTGGTTGATCCCAATACTGTCATCAATAACAGCCAATTGACACAGGTTTATTCGGTCAACTTCAGCCTCGTCTCATACTcaaccatcctctcctctttctttcaggGCAACAACGGACCCCCCGGACCCTCAGGCCCTGGTGGAAAGGAAGGACAGAAGGGTAACCGTGGTGAGACTGGCCCCGCCGGTCGTCCTGGTGAGCTTGGCGCTGCCGGACCCCCTGGTGCCCAGGGAGAGAAGGGACAGCCTGGTGGAGATGGTCCCAATGTAAGTACCCCTTTTTTGGCTGTCACTGTCACCCTAACAAAGTAACACTCTGACCCCTAAACTGACCAGAGAGAACAATACGAATACTCCTTTTGGAGCGCACCTGTAACACACGCCGCTGGCGTTTAGATCTGACGCTTTAGAAAAGGGACACCTCAATGacctattctctctttctctccttctctcctacaGGGACCCTCTGGAACTCCCGGACCTCAGGGTATTGGTGGACAGCGTGGTATTGTTGGTCTGCCCGGACAGAGAGGCGAGCGCGGTTTCCCCGGCCTCGCCGGACAACTGGTCAGTGCCTCAGAGTGCTAGAGTTCTAGAACTTCACGTTTTAAAGGCGTTAGGCTTTTGCAGAGGAGACACCGTTCACGGTGGATATCCCTCGTTTTCAATAAGGCAGTGACTAGATGGTCTACAAGCCTGCCGCAATGATGCTAAAGGCCCTCTGTGCTATCTCTGCCAAGATGGCAGCCGACAAGTGCAACGCTCTTGCAGTATCTTATTCATACAGTGTAGTTGTCATTGCGCTAATTCAGTAGTGGTACTCCGGTGTTATGGTTGAGGTCTAACCCTGTTCTCGGTTTCCTGCTTTAGGGAGAGCCTGGCAAGCAGGGACCTGGTGGCCCCTCTGGTGAGCGTGGACCCCCCGGACCCATGGGGCCCGCTGGACTGGCTGGAGCACCTGGCGAGCCTGGTCGCGAGGGAACTCCTGGTAACGAGGGATCTTCTGGTCGCGATGGTGCTGCTGGACCCAAGGTGAGAGCTATGCTCGTACACTGTCCTCAAGACCGAGTCAACCCTTCACTTTGGGAACCAGCCTGTTGGTATACTGTAGACAATCTACACTGGGCACCATTACACGACTATTTGCATGGCTGAAAGAGCATTACATACTGTAAAGTATTGGGATTATGTCAGGAGTTTGATCTTCTCTTGAcccctctctgttcccctctgttTTGCCTATAGGGAGAACGTGGTGAGTCTGGTGTTGCCGGTGCTTCCGGTGCCCCCGGACCCCCTGGCGCCCCTGGAACCGTCGGCCCTGCTGGAAAGTCTGGTGACCGTGGAGAGTCTGTAAGTGTCCAGATCCTCAGCCATTACTCCCTTAGACTGACGAGGAACACATAACTGGGGGCAATTCAGACTTGATCATGTTCAGAGACTTTACTGTATGTTAAACGGTTGTGGCCTCAAAATGGCCGCCCGTCACACAGTAACCAGTTATGGCTGTGGAAGGGGTTGAGGTGTTTGTTTGTAGTGCTGTTAGAATACATCATATACTGGTGCTCCTAGGAGTTGAGCTACATAGTCTTTATGACATGCCATCGAGTTGGGATCATCAACTGAATTGATTGTcataatctctttctctctctttccctttctctcttcttcaggGTCCTGCTGGCCCCGCTGGTATTGCTGGCCCTGCTGGTCCCCGTGGCCCATCTGTACGTATATACTCCCATCACAGATTCATAAAACCATCACGATGAATACAATATCTGCTCTTCCACTCTTGAGTCCGAGGAAAGGGTATACTGAACACACCTGTCCTATTCCCACCCAGGGACCCGCTGGAGCTCGTGGAGACAAGGGAGAGTCTGGCGAGGCTGGAGAGCGAGGCATGAAGGGACACCGAGGATTCACTGGCATGCAGGGACCCCCTGGCTCCTCTGTGAGTACAGCTACTGATTGCGAatcaacaataataacaacacacaagTGACTCCAGCAGAAACAAGGGAAATGGGTCGCGACACACAGGGAAGAGATAACACAAAACCTAGCAAGTGGGAAGAATCCACCTTCTCCCTGTAATATTGTTGTTTGATACAACAGGCACCTAAATCTGTTGTTTCTGCCCATAGGGACAATCTGGAGAGTCAGGACCTGCTGGAGCCTCTGGCCCCGCTGGACCTAGAGTGAGTATGACCCACATTATGACAACAGTCACACAACTATCAGCACAGCAACYTTATGACTGTGGATCACTTCTCTGGTGACAARATGATGTGGATAGTCTKCKCTGTRGTATTAAGCTATGGCTCTCCCRACACTAGGGACCTTCTGGATCWGCTGGTMCCGCCGGTAAYGATGGRATGAGCGGTCTGCCCGGCCCCATCGGACCTCCCGGACCCCGTGGTCGCTCTGGAGAGATGGGACCKTCRGTAAGTCACWTCAACCACTTCAAAATCYAKAWATRTTGCTCCTTYTKCTCCTCTTATTCTTCTTRACATCCTATCTTGYTTGYCCTTTGCTTCCTCCACATATAGGGACCCCCTGGCCCTCCCGGTCCCCCTGGCCCCCCAGGACCTCCCGGCGGTGGATTCGACATGGGCTTCATTGCTCAGCCCGCTCAGGAGAAGGCCCCCGATCCCTTCCGTCACTTCCGCGCCGACGACGCCAACGTSATGCGCGACCGCGACCTGGAGGTAGACACCACCCTCAAGAGCCTGAGCCAGCAGATTGAGAACATCCGCTCTCCCGAGGGCACCAAGAAGAACCCCGCCCGCACCTGCAGAGACCTSAAGATGTGCCACCCTGACTGGAAGAGCGGTGAGRTGGAGAGTCATAGACCCWMTCTWGACTACGGTTGRTCGCTCKTRYRMAGTCAKGKAATTGCRTGGCTTRGAGGAAAGCATGGAGCTGRATTGGTTCTGWCAKGCTTMYGCATAGMGTGTAKKGACYTCTTCAGTAGACACAWGCTCTTTTYGTTTCTGMRGAGTCTTGCMGTCWMTGMAGTCTCGWAACAYCKACAWTCYCATRGGATGTTCTTGACGCGATCCACTCTCTTCTCCYTGCAGGCGAGTACTGGATCGACCCCGACCAGGGCTGCACCCAGGATGCCATCAAGGTTTACTGCAACATGGAGACCGGCGAGACCTGCGTCTACCCCACCGAGGCCGAAATCCCCAAGAAGAGCTGGTACACCAGCAAGAACATCAAGGAGAAGAAGCACGTCTGGTTCGGCGAGGCAATGACCGATGGCTTCCAGGTGAGAACCTCGGAGTGACAAACTGGGCTGTTTGAGAAAAGAGGACCATAGTCGCACCGTTCTCTTGGGTGATGAGTCCTTGATGCTAACTCCAAACCATGCtaactccatctctttctcctctcccctacaGTTCGAGTATGGCAGTGAGGGTTCCAGCGCTCAGGATGTTAACATCCAGCTGACCTTCCTGCGCCTTATGGCCACTGAGGCCAGCCAGAACATCACATACCACTGCAAGAACAGCATCGCCTACATGGACCAGCAGTCCGGCAACCTCAAGAAGTCCCTGCTGCTCCAGGGCTCCAACGAGATCGAGATCAGAGCCGAGGGCAACAGCCGCTTCACATACAGCGTCACCGAGGACGGCTGCACGGTGAGTCCTCCTTCCGCCTGTTACCTACTCTCTGCTGTATCTTAGGCTGTGTCCGCTCAGGAActtctctaggaagagtccttcCTCTCAGGGATGGTTGGAGAGAGAATTGTCGCCTCTAAAAGAGGTAGTTGGTGTAAGACTGTGGGCATGAGCAGCAGTAGTCTTGGGAAGGGAATTGGAAAGGGCTTTTGGGATTATGGTGTTAATGTAGGACACGGGTCACTAGTTGGAAGCAGATGAGGGTTTGATGTGAGGGGCTTTGTGATCTGGGATGATATTCCTCATCACTTGGTGTAAAGTGTTTTTTCCAGGAGCCATCTTTTgaaagggggaaggggagggaatGATTTTAAATTGATTAGGAAATGCAACTCTGGATTCTGATTGTGCACTTTTCATCTTCTTTCCCATCACAGTCGCACACCGGTGCATGGGGCAAGACAGTCATCGACTACAAGACAACGAAAACATCCCGTCTGCCTATTATTGACATCGCTCCTATGGACGTTGGTGCACCCAATCAGGAATTTGGCATTGAAGTTGGCCCAGTCTGCTTCTTGTAAAAAAGAAATCTGGACTttaaattgtttgtgtgtgtgtgtgtatgttttttttctagcagtcatccctctcaacccttttctatgcatttaaaaagaaaaaactagAGTTTCATTTGGCCGTTCAAAAATGGTCCACTTGCTTAAAACTGCACTTCTGAAGACAGTGGTTGTGTGTCATCAAGCTTTTTTGGGACCACTATTACCACCACCATCAACACCGAGGATACTTTAGAAGACTCAATGGTTTCACTGGcaaaaagaaaataatatatactTGTAAAGTGTAAAATCCCCCCTGGAGtttgacagaaaaaaaaacatcccaGATACAGGTGACTTTTTTTTACCACCGCGGAAGGACAATGAAAAAGAAAACCAAATGCTTTGTACCACTTTCAGGTGATGTCAAATAAATCTTAAAAATGACAGTGAAGTGTCTCGTTGTTGTACCCACCTGGAGAAGCAGTTGTTCCTTCTGAAGTCACACGAAAGCAGCATTAGAGACATGGGTTCAACTTCTTTTTTAATCTTATGGCTACCTCAAAAAGGAAATCCACGTTACCCAGTGTTGGTGAACCCCCAGGTTAGATTTTACACGGCAGAAGTATGGTTGAAAGTAACAGCTGCAAAAGGTGCTATTCTTCATGAGGTCCTGACAATGGAGGGTGATCGaaaattgtgctattatgttgTCATTCTTGCTTGCAGGACCTTAGGTGCTAAATTAGCAGATTATCTTGATGTCAGTCATAACAGATGTGTTTCAAGTGTTGGCTAAGATCTCTGCAACAGAGGCATAGCAAGAGGTATACTGTAGTTAGGATGCACACAGTCCTGTCTAGTGTACAATGAGCAGGTGGATTTGTTGTCTTTTGTTTTTAACATCTTTTGACACTTTTTGGTTGTTGTTTGTTTCGTTTTGAAATCCCCCCTTTTGTTGTCCAATTGCTTCTAGCAGTACCCCTCTTTCACCCCccattgttttagtttttttgttttgttttcttattttatGCGAAGGGTTTTGGAAAAAATTGAACACagaaaaaattgaaatatcaaaTTTTGAGCGAAGCAGACACACCGTTGGGGGATTAAAACAAGAGGATCTGTACCTATTTTGTATATGTATAAaaatttgagatgtttttaattattttggaTGCTGAAATAAAGCATGTTAAGTGGTCTACCTAATGTTTGTCAGACATGATCTTGACTATTCCCTGACTGCCCAATGGACTTGAATGAGGCACAGCTTGCACCCGTTACAGTTGTTTTGACTGAAAGGAAGATTAAAGAAAATCTCAGAAATGTTTGCCTCTGAAAATGATATGCTCCTCAGAATCAGGTAACATTTTAAGGTGGAACCATGTCCATGTCAACAATTAGGCTAAAGTAAAAACACACGGTGGCCATTGTTAGTGTTAAAGACAGTTCAATAGTACAAACACAGCACAGAGGATGGATACTTCAATACTCTACCTTGACAACATAGGCTAAATGGTTCAATCCGTTTTTCTGACTTATATCCGCTCAGGGCAAAATCCAGTTTGAAGACGCATATccaagacatttgacttcagtcCCCCACGCTGTTCGTCTCCTTTCGACGGGGTTGATTGAAATAGATATTCCATTCTGTTCTGTCAAGTATATCCACCAGTGATAACCATCCACAGTGGCGCGCCCTTGGAGACAGCAGCGGTGCGCGACACCTCTGTATGCAGCAAAATCTATCGTGCTCACAAAACGCAAAAGCACCTCACAATTGAAATCCAATTTGTTTCAAGCATAGTTCATTCGAAATAGAAAGATAAATACAAGAGGATAACCATCTGTAAGACATTCTCTCTGATAGGCATTCAGTTGTGGAGACCCAGCACCATAGTCTAACCATCTCTGCCTTTCAGAGGCACACTATTCAGGTGGGCTCTACTCTACCAGTTTGCCCTGAGCTGGCTTTACAAAGGGACCGATTGTCCACCCTGTTGTGTCAGCAGGCAGCTGCATAGTAGGCGGCTACCTCCAAATTCCGGAGGGCTATAAGGGTTTTATTTAGTCTGTAAATTCCAACTTTTGGGCTCACATTTCTCGGATATGCAACATCAATACTAAGCACAAATAACAGCTTTTTGACTAAATAATATAGGTTGGGTAGGCTAGTCTGTTTTGGTTTTCCTGCTTGTACTCAATTTTGGAGATGGAGTGGTGGCCTGGCGATGGGGTACGTGAAGATTTTGAGAGGGGGTGAAGAATCATG
This window harbors:
- the LOC111981467 gene encoding collagen alpha-1(II) chain, whose product is MFSFVDIRLALLLSATVLLARGQGEDDRTAGSCTLDGQFYNDRDVWKPEPCQICVCDSGTVMCDEVICEDTSDCPNPVIPHDECCPICPDDGFQEPKVEGPQGDRGAKGEPGATGFPGNDGIPGQPGLPGPPGPPGPPGLGGNFSPQMSGGFDEKSGGGMSMPGPMGPXGPRGPPGPPGSSGPQGFTGPPGEPGEAGSSVSISFRNLPENDTPPSQYHLSIQTHLSISLSLSLPPSQGGPGERGGAGVAGAKGNTGEPGRNGEPGMPGSKGMTGSPGSPGPDGKTGPSGNGGQDGRPGPPGPVGARGQPGVMGFPGPKGAGGEGGKPGERGVMGPGGAVGAPGKDGDVGAPGAPGVAGPSGERGEQGAGGPPGFQGLPGPQGAIGETGKPGEQGLPGEGGAPGSAGSRGDRGFPGERGGPGPSGPAGARGSPGSAGNDGAKGEAGAAGAPGGQGPPGLQGMPGERGAGGLPGLKGDRGDQGVKGVDGAGGKDGVRGMTGPIGPNGPAGSPGDKGETGAPGSVGPSGARGAPGERGESGAPGPAGFAGPPGGDGQPGAKGEAGDNGAKGDGGAQGPAGPTGSPGPQGPAGNTGAKGARGAAGPPGATGFPGAAGRVGPPGPSGNNGPPGPSGPGGKEGQKGNRGETGPAGRPGELGAAGPPGAQGEKGQPGGDGPNGPSGTPGPQGIGGQRGIVGLPGQRGERGFPGLAGQLGEPGKQGPGGPSGERGPPGPMGPAGLAGAPGEPGREGTPGNEGSSGRDGAAGPKGERGESGVAGASGAPGPPGAPGTVGPAGKSGDRGESGPAGPAGIAGPAGPRGPSGPAGARGDKGESGEAGERGMKGHRGFTGMQGPPGSSGQSGESGPAGASGPAGPRGPSGSAGXAGNDGMSGLPGPIGPPGPRGRSGEMGPSGPPGPPGPPGPPGPPGGGFDMGFIAQPAQEKAPDPFRHFRADDANVMRDRDLEVDTTLKSLSQQIENIRSPEGTKKNPARTCRDLKMCHPDWKSGEYWIDPDQGCTQDAIKVYCNMETGETCVYPTEAEIPKKSWYTSKNIKEKKHVWFGEAMTDGFQFEYGSEGSSAQDVNIQLTFLRLMATEASQNITYHCKNSIAYMDQQSGNLKKSLLLQGSNEIEIRAEGNSRFTYSVTEDGCTSHTGAWGKTVIDYKTTKTSRLPIIDIAPMDVGAPNQEFGIEVGPVCFL